A region from the Halomonas piscis genome encodes:
- a CDS encoding glycine zipper family protein, whose product MKDFQVSSIIGLMRRTSPFLIFRFLIYFGITLGYVLATGAGASVGYTAGAVFGDTGTGATWGGFIGFGLAGAVMYFLREYLLYMVKAGHIAVLVKLMDGSQIPDGRSQIGYAQGVVKERFAESNVLFGVDQLIKGVIKVFNRAFFTLAAVIPIPGIEGVAKLMNTFIRLSLTYLDEVILAYNIRTRSDNPWASSRTALILYAQNYKAFFLNAVILTFIIWGLTLGVFLLILAPIAGLVALFPDLAGSFALLIALAFAWGVKQAVIEPFAMTALMQVFFKITQDQQPDPEWEQKLGAISNQFGELKSKAKEWGHSRQEQEVEGKNTVP is encoded by the coding sequence ATGAAAGACTTTCAAGTCAGCAGCATTATTGGGCTGATGCGCCGCACGTCCCCCTTTTTGATCTTTCGCTTTTTGATTTACTTCGGCATCACGCTTGGCTATGTACTTGCTACCGGTGCGGGGGCGAGTGTGGGCTATACCGCCGGTGCAGTCTTTGGCGATACCGGCACCGGCGCTACCTGGGGCGGTTTTATCGGGTTTGGCCTGGCCGGCGCGGTGATGTATTTCCTGCGCGAATACCTACTCTATATGGTCAAGGCGGGGCATATTGCCGTGCTGGTCAAGCTGATGGACGGCAGCCAAATCCCCGATGGGCGCAGCCAGATCGGCTATGCGCAAGGCGTGGTCAAAGAGCGTTTTGCCGAATCCAACGTGCTGTTCGGCGTTGATCAGCTGATCAAGGGCGTTATCAAGGTGTTCAACCGCGCCTTCTTTACGCTGGCGGCCGTGATACCGATTCCCGGCATCGAAGGCGTTGCCAAGCTGATGAACACCTTCATTCGCTTGTCACTAACCTACCTTGACGAAGTCATTCTGGCGTACAACATTCGCACCCGCAGCGATAATCCCTGGGCGTCCAGCCGCACCGCACTGATTCTTTACGCGCAAAACTACAAAGCCTTTTTCCTTAACGCCGTCATCCTGACGTTTATCATCTGGGGGCTGACGCTGGGCGTTTTCCTGTTGATTCTTGCGCCGATTGCCGGTCTGGTCGCGCTGTTCCCGGACCTTGCCGGCTCGTTTGCGCTGCTTATCGCCCTGGCGTTTGCCTGGGGCGTTAAACAGGCCGTGATTGAACCTTTCGCGATGACCGCCCTGATGCAGGTGTTTTTCAAGATTACCCAGGATCAGCAGCCCGATCCGGAATGGGAGCAGAAACTGGGCGCCATATCCAACCAGTTCGGCGAGCTGAAGAGCAAAGCTAAAGAGTGGGGCCATAGCCGGCAGGAACAGGAAGTTGAGGGAAAAAATACTGTGCCATAG
- a CDS encoding tyrosine-type recombinase/integrase: protein MSGLNLRVSDKAGRSWILRTVIGGKRRDIGLGGFPDVTLAGARQAAREAKEKIRAGIDPVAERRELRSQLIAQQAREVTFAAAAAEVMKNKQAEATNPKHAQQWANTLKTYAFPVLGRMAVADIEISHVLKVLRPIWETKTETATRLRQRVEAVLAWATANGHRSGDNPAQWRGNLDAVLPKPSKVAKAKNHAALPYTCAAEFMADLRTRNGLAAKALEFTILTAARSGEIRGAKWEEIDLASGVWTVPAERMKAKVEHRVPLSPSAVSLLEALPRMEGNPLVFPAPRGGEMSDATLAAVIKRMNGKRPEGEAYSDPKQDGRPITVHGFRSTFRDWAGESTAYPGEAIEQALAHTIRNAAEAAYRRGDMLDKRRRLMADWADYLAEPAGSAGSVTPIRKEA, encoded by the coding sequence GTGTCTGGCCTCAACCTGCGCGTATCAGATAAGGCTGGCCGCTCGTGGATACTACGCACCGTCATAGGCGGCAAGCGTCGTGACATTGGGCTGGGAGGTTTTCCCGACGTGACGCTGGCCGGTGCCCGTCAGGCAGCCAGAGAGGCCAAGGAGAAGATTCGCGCCGGTATCGACCCGGTAGCCGAGCGCCGGGAGCTGCGCAGCCAGCTAATAGCCCAGCAGGCACGGGAAGTGACCTTTGCCGCCGCCGCTGCCGAGGTGATGAAGAATAAGCAGGCCGAGGCCACGAACCCAAAACATGCTCAACAGTGGGCGAATACGCTCAAGACCTACGCTTTTCCGGTGCTGGGCAGAATGGCCGTTGCCGACATCGAGATAAGCCACGTTCTCAAGGTGCTGCGCCCGATCTGGGAAACCAAGACCGAGACAGCTACTCGCCTGCGCCAGCGTGTCGAGGCGGTGTTGGCATGGGCAACGGCCAACGGGCACCGCAGCGGCGATAACCCGGCGCAGTGGCGCGGCAACCTTGACGCGGTGCTGCCCAAGCCCAGCAAGGTCGCCAAGGCAAAGAACCATGCCGCCCTGCCCTATACCTGCGCTGCCGAGTTCATGGCCGACCTACGTACTCGTAACGGCCTGGCTGCCAAGGCGCTGGAGTTCACTATCTTGACCGCCGCCCGCTCCGGCGAGATACGTGGTGCCAAGTGGGAAGAGATCGACCTTGCCAGCGGCGTCTGGACAGTGCCAGCCGAGCGCATGAAGGCGAAGGTAGAGCACCGCGTCCCGCTGTCTCCGTCTGCCGTGTCGCTGCTGGAGGCCCTGCCGCGCATGGAAGGCAACCCGCTGGTATTCCCGGCGCCGCGTGGTGGCGAGATGTCAGACGCCACGCTGGCCGCCGTCATTAAGCGCATGAACGGCAAGCGCCCCGAAGGCGAGGCATACAGCGACCCAAAGCAGGATGGCCGTCCTATCACCGTTCACGGCTTCCGTTCCACGTTCCGAGACTGGGCTGGCGAGAGCACCGCTTATCCCGGCGAGGCCATCGAGCAGGCGCTGGCGCATACCATCCGCAACGCTGCCGAGGCCGCGTATCGGCGCGGTGACATGCTCGACAAGCGCCGCCGCCTGATGGCTGATTGGGCCGATTATCTGGCCGAGCCAGCCGGTAGCGCTGGCAGCGTGACGCCGATTCGCAAGGAGGCATGA
- a CDS encoding helix-turn-helix transcriptional regulator, which produces MDTNTLLSDKRLANRLGVSRATIWRWAKADQLPRPVKLSPGCTRWRLADIDQWLAELSGEVAK; this is translated from the coding sequence ATGGATACCAATACCCTACTGTCAGACAAGCGCCTTGCCAACCGGCTTGGCGTATCCCGCGCCACTATCTGGCGCTGGGCTAAAGCTGACCAACTACCCCGCCCCGTAAAACTTTCGCCCGGCTGCACCCGCTGGCGCCTTGCCGACATTGATCAGTGGCTGGCCGAGCTGTCCGGGGAGGTGGCCAAATGA
- a CDS encoding CHC2 zinc finger domain-containing protein gives MSTSTADVYRFLDRLDKVQSKGPERWAACCPAHDDRGPSLSVRVADDGKLLVHCFAGCGAADVVAAVGLELSDLFPKRDSDTWGRPVAATQRWVPRDVLAAVAREALIAVMAAEATHRGESLSDDDLQRLSVAAGRLRSAAREVGYEL, from the coding sequence ATGAGCACTTCAACTGCTGATGTTTATCGTTTCCTCGACCGCCTCGACAAAGTGCAGAGCAAAGGCCCAGAGCGCTGGGCCGCCTGCTGCCCGGCGCATGATGACCGTGGCCCGTCCCTCAGCGTTCGCGTGGCCGATGATGGAAAGCTGCTAGTCCATTGCTTCGCCGGATGCGGTGCCGCTGATGTTGTGGCCGCCGTCGGCCTGGAGCTGTCCGACCTGTTCCCGAAGCGCGATAGCGACACATGGGGCCGCCCGGTGGCGGCTACTCAGCGTTGGGTGCCGCGTGACGTACTGGCCGCCGTGGCCCGTGAGGCGCTCATAGCGGTGATGGCCGCTGAGGCTACCCACCGTGGCGAGTCGCTGTCTGACGATGATCTACAGCGCCTGTCAGTCGCTGCTGGCCGCTTACGCAGCGCGGCCAGGGAGGTCGGCTATGAGCTTTGA
- a CDS encoding DNA primase family protein — translation MSFEDKGASFLDAAANAVPLRDDSAVSYDDVLAAAQALGKDSTPEAIGKVVADAAGLGGIAKRRVHEAIKESTGLPFSAMKAEESQEQEEGPSELELAEALVSEIGPENVLADHNFVWRWRDRGVWQRLEDRSVKQMAQRHIADRLEGVRKSNVDSVADLFKNEIFKDSHQFDVGPPECVNTPTGELVLDPAGFWSLEPHTREHYRTTQVPVAYDPQATAPQFERFLASTFEGDPDAADKRQVVLEMMGYTLMAHCRYEKFITLVGSGSNGKSVLMDVLKALVGSENTAAVQPSQFGRSFQRAHMDGKLANVVTEIPEGSVIDDAALKGITSGEATTVEHKNKDPYVMQPFATCWFGTNHMPHTRDFTGAFFRRAIVVEFNNKFSPEQGNCDPLLKDKLLAELPGILNMALTAYAGVMETGGFTMPASSRHAIGKWRMESDQVAQFVDAACIVGDVAPVDRWAPQGLYNQYRIWADNNGINKKIGQRKFLDRLATLGHPVEKRGGRRYVEGLRYDSAAFLGA, via the coding sequence ATGAGCTTTGAGGATAAGGGCGCCTCATTCCTCGACGCCGCCGCCAATGCGGTGCCACTTCGAGATGATTCAGCCGTTTCATACGACGACGTTCTAGCCGCCGCCCAGGCGCTCGGGAAAGACTCGACACCGGAAGCTATCGGCAAAGTGGTGGCCGACGCTGCCGGGCTAGGCGGTATCGCCAAGCGGCGCGTACATGAGGCTATCAAGGAAAGTACCGGGCTGCCATTCAGCGCCATGAAGGCCGAGGAAAGCCAAGAGCAGGAGGAAGGCCCAAGCGAGCTGGAGCTGGCCGAGGCGCTGGTGTCTGAGATCGGCCCCGAGAACGTGCTGGCTGACCATAATTTCGTCTGGAGGTGGCGAGATCGTGGCGTCTGGCAGCGGCTGGAGGATCGTTCCGTTAAGCAGATGGCTCAGCGGCATATTGCCGACAGACTGGAAGGCGTCAGGAAGTCCAACGTGGACAGCGTGGCCGACTTGTTCAAGAACGAGATATTCAAGGACTCGCACCAGTTCGACGTCGGCCCGCCGGAATGCGTAAACACCCCGACAGGCGAGCTAGTGCTAGACCCGGCTGGATTCTGGAGCCTAGAGCCTCACACCCGAGAGCACTACCGGACAACACAAGTCCCGGTGGCATATGACCCCCAGGCCACCGCGCCGCAGTTCGAGCGCTTCTTGGCCAGTACCTTCGAGGGCGACCCAGACGCGGCAGACAAGCGCCAAGTGGTGCTAGAGATGATGGGCTATACCCTGATGGCGCATTGCCGGTATGAAAAGTTCATCACCTTGGTAGGCAGTGGCAGTAACGGTAAGAGTGTGCTGATGGACGTGCTCAAGGCGCTGGTGGGCAGCGAGAATACCGCCGCTGTGCAGCCGTCACAGTTCGGAAGATCGTTCCAGCGGGCACACATGGACGGCAAGCTAGCCAACGTCGTGACCGAGATTCCCGAGGGCAGCGTGATTGATGACGCGGCACTGAAGGGCATCACGTCAGGCGAGGCAACCACCGTCGAGCACAAAAACAAAGACCCCTACGTGATGCAGCCGTTCGCCACCTGCTGGTTCGGCACCAACCACATGCCGCACACACGGGACTTCACCGGTGCATTCTTCCGTCGGGCTATCGTCGTGGAGTTCAACAACAAGTTCAGCCCTGAGCAGGGCAACTGTGATCCGCTGCTAAAAGATAAGCTGCTAGCCGAGCTGCCCGGCATCCTCAACATGGCGCTGACGGCTTACGCAGGTGTCATGGAGACGGGAGGTTTCACCATGCCCGCAAGCAGCAGACATGCTATCGGGAAGTGGCGCATGGAGTCGGATCAGGTGGCACAGTTCGTGGATGCAGCGTGCATTGTTGGCGACGTTGCGCCGGTTGATCGCTGGGCGCCGCAAGGGCTGTATAACCAGTACCGCATCTGGGCAGACAACAACGGCATCAATAAGAAGATCGGCCAGCGCAAGTTCCTAGATCGTCTGGCGACATTGGGCCACCCCGTCGAGAAGAGAGGCGGGAGGCGATACGTCGAGGGGCTGAGGTATGACAGCGCCGCATTCTTGGGAGCATAG
- a CDS encoding DUF5681 domain-containing protein yields MSKTQIERGDGGKWKSGQSGNPKGRPPKATQELQRLIGSRQPELIERTIQMALDGDMAAMKLLLERVLPPLKASAAPVSIELPEGGSLADNAKAILSAAANGQVPGDVASQLISAIGATAKVVEIDEISERLEALEAAAHEQE; encoded by the coding sequence ATGAGCAAGACACAAATTGAGCGCGGCGATGGTGGCAAGTGGAAGTCCGGCCAGTCCGGCAACCCCAAGGGAAGGCCGCCAAAGGCCACGCAGGAGCTGCAACGCCTGATAGGTAGCCGACAGCCCGAGCTGATCGAGCGAACGATTCAGATGGCACTGGACGGCGATATGGCCGCAATGAAACTGCTACTGGAGCGCGTCTTACCACCGCTCAAGGCTAGCGCCGCGCCGGTATCTATCGAGCTGCCCGAAGGTGGCAGCCTGGCCGATAACGCCAAGGCGATCTTATCCGCCGCCGCCAACGGGCAGGTGCCCGGCGACGTGGCCTCGCAGCTAATCAGCGCGATTGGCGCAACCGCCAAGGTCGTGGAGATCGACGAAATCAGCGAACGGCTGGAAGCACTGGAGGCAGCAGCACATGAGCAGGAATGA
- a CDS encoding NAD(P)H nitroreductase, translated as MDALTLLHERRSMGKLMAPVPEGEALEAIYQAALRAPDHKELRPWHFIEFTGEGRERLGEIYAEAEFQADPDASDTVLASARKKPLRAPMLIAVVARVQPDVPGVPRLEQVLSAGCAGHAMLLAAYAQGFGAMWRTGKYAFDPVVHKGLGLGENDELIGFLYVGTPGGRLRPAPEHEIAKFVERWD; from the coding sequence ATGGATGCACTGACGCTTCTGCACGAACGCCGCTCCATGGGCAAGCTCATGGCCCCGGTCCCCGAAGGCGAGGCCCTGGAGGCCATCTATCAGGCGGCCCTGCGTGCCCCGGACCATAAAGAGCTGCGCCCCTGGCATTTTATCGAATTCACCGGCGAAGGCCGCGAGCGCCTGGGCGAGATTTACGCCGAGGCCGAGTTCCAGGCCGACCCCGACGCCAGCGATACCGTGCTTGCCAGCGCGCGTAAAAAGCCCCTGCGCGCGCCGATGCTCATCGCCGTGGTGGCCAGGGTTCAGCCCGACGTGCCCGGCGTACCCCGGCTGGAACAGGTGCTTTCCGCCGGCTGCGCCGGTCACGCCATGCTGCTGGCCGCCTACGCCCAGGGTTTTGGCGCCATGTGGCGCACCGGCAAGTACGCCTTTGATCCGGTAGTGCACAAGGGGCTGGGCCTTGGTGAAAACGATGAGCTGATCGGTTTTCTGTACGTCGGTACGCCCGGCGGCCGGCTGAGGCCCGCTCCCGAACACGAGATCGCCAAATTCGTCGAGCGCTGGGACTGA
- the queF gene encoding NADPH-dependent 7-cyano-7-deazaguanine reductase QueF (Catalyzes the NADPH-dependent reduction of 7-cyano-7-deazaguanine (preQ0) to 7-aminomethyl-7-deazaguanine (preQ1) in queuosine biosynthesis) yields the protein MSDTPASLEHSPLGRSAAYPDQYDASLLFPLLRAENRAALGIKEGDGLPFVGEDEWHGYELSWLNAKGKPMVAVGRFRLPADAPGLIESKSFKLYLNSFNQTRFHRREDVVATLERDLSAAVGGRVGVDLLGVDDDALTPRRLPGECIDELDIAIDDYTPSAAHLGLEQGAGNEIVEETLHSHLLKSNCPVTGQPDWGSVMVRYRGPKLDREGLLRYLVGFRLAQGFHEHCVEQIFADLMAKAAPDSLLVLARYVRRGGLDISPWRATPGLRPPSPLRLARQ from the coding sequence ATGAGCGATACTCCCGCAAGCCTTGAACACTCTCCGCTGGGGCGCAGCGCCGCCTATCCCGATCAGTACGACGCGTCGTTGCTTTTTCCTTTGCTCCGGGCGGAGAATCGCGCCGCGCTGGGAATCAAGGAAGGCGACGGGCTGCCGTTTGTCGGCGAGGACGAATGGCACGGCTACGAGCTTTCCTGGCTCAACGCCAAAGGCAAGCCGATGGTGGCGGTGGGGCGCTTTCGCTTGCCCGCCGACGCGCCCGGCCTGATCGAGTCCAAGTCGTTCAAGCTCTACCTCAACAGCTTCAACCAGACCCGCTTTCATCGCCGCGAAGACGTGGTGGCTACGCTCGAGCGCGACCTTTCCGCCGCCGTGGGCGGCCGCGTGGGCGTTGACCTGCTCGGCGTGGATGATGACGCGCTGACTCCGCGCCGGCTCCCCGGCGAGTGCATCGACGAGCTGGACATCGCCATCGACGACTATACCCCCAGCGCCGCGCACCTGGGGCTGGAGCAGGGCGCCGGCAACGAGATCGTGGAAGAGACTCTGCATTCCCACCTGCTCAAGTCCAACTGCCCGGTCACCGGCCAGCCGGACTGGGGCAGCGTCATGGTGCGTTACCGCGGGCCGAAGCTCGACCGCGAAGGGCTTTTGCGCTACCTCGTCGGCTTTCGCCTGGCGCAGGGCTTTCACGAACACTGCGTCGAGCAGATCTTTGCCGACCTGATGGCCAAGGCCGCGCCCGATTCGCTTCTGGTGCTGGCCCGCTACGTACGTCGGGGCGGGCTGGACATCAGTCCCTGGCGCGCCACGCCGGGGCTGCGCCCGCCAAGCCCGCTGCGGCTGGCAAGGCAGTAA
- a CDS encoding ABC transporter permease, with product MSATQTLVALWTLVIKEIKRFTRIWPQTLLPPSITMAMYFIIFGNLIGSRIGTMDDFSYMDFIVPGLIMMAVITNSYSNVASSFFSNKFQRSVEEMMVSPMPSWVILSGFVLGGMARGLGVGAIVTVVSLFFTQLSVAHPLLTLLVVTLTSALFSVGGFINALLANKFDDVSIVPTFVLTPLTYLGGVFYSISLLPDFWQGVSMLNPILYMVNAFRFGILGVSDIPAVWALSASLAFIAVLYTIALVMLERGYGIRS from the coding sequence ATGAGCGCCACTCAGACACTGGTCGCGCTGTGGACGCTGGTCATCAAGGAAATCAAGCGCTTCACCCGCATCTGGCCGCAGACGCTGCTGCCGCCGTCGATCACCATGGCGATGTACTTCATCATCTTCGGCAATCTGATCGGCTCGCGCATCGGCACCATGGACGACTTCAGCTACATGGACTTCATCGTCCCCGGGCTGATCATGATGGCGGTGATCACCAACAGCTATTCCAACGTGGCCTCGAGCTTTTTTTCCAACAAGTTTCAGCGCAGCGTGGAAGAGATGATGGTTTCGCCCATGCCCAGCTGGGTGATCCTGTCGGGCTTTGTGCTCGGCGGCATGGCCCGCGGGCTGGGGGTGGGGGCCATCGTTACGGTGGTGTCGCTGTTTTTCACCCAGCTGAGCGTGGCGCACCCGCTGCTCACCCTGCTGGTGGTGACGCTGACTTCGGCGCTGTTTTCCGTCGGCGGCTTTATCAACGCGCTGCTGGCGAACAAGTTCGATGACGTCTCTATCGTGCCGACCTTTGTGCTGACGCCGCTGACGTACCTGGGCGGGGTGTTCTATTCCATCTCGCTGCTGCCGGATTTCTGGCAGGGGGTGTCGATGCTCAACCCCATCCTTTACATGGTCAACGCCTTTCGCTTCGGCATTCTCGGCGTCTCGGATATTCCCGCCGTGTGGGCGCTGTCGGCATCGCTTGCGTTCATTGCCGTGCTTTATACCATTGCGCTGGTAATGCTTGAGCGCGGCTACGGCATCCGCAGCTAG
- a CDS encoding ABC transporter ATP-binding protein encodes MAEPALSIRGLTKVYGNGFEALKGIDLDVEQGDFFALLGPNGAGKSTTLGVVCSLVQKTAGRVSLFGIDIDRDFARAKYQLGVVPQEFNFNQFERVIDIVIAQAGYYGMPRREALPRAEQLLTDLGLWEKRNGSARMLSGGMKRRLMIARALMHRPRLLILDEPTAGVDIELRRSMWEYMRRINREEGTTIILTTHYLEEAESLCRNIAIINHGDIIRNTSVRSLLAELDAETFLLDLTRPLEADEVPFVEGFEVYQSEPAQLAVVIRRGQRLNSIFEALSRQGIQVTSMRNRANRLEEMFVSMVNDKSDDAGQKAPVEDRESAAGEKEEERA; translated from the coding sequence ATGGCTGAACCGGCATTGTCGATCCGTGGCCTGACCAAGGTCTACGGCAACGGCTTTGAGGCACTGAAAGGCATCGACCTGGACGTCGAGCAGGGCGATTTTTTTGCCCTGCTGGGCCCCAACGGCGCGGGCAAGTCCACCACTCTGGGCGTGGTGTGCTCGCTGGTGCAAAAAACCGCCGGGCGGGTATCGCTGTTCGGTATCGATATCGACCGCGATTTTGCCCGGGCCAAGTATCAGCTGGGCGTGGTGCCCCAGGAATTCAACTTCAACCAGTTCGAACGGGTGATCGATATCGTCATCGCCCAGGCCGGCTACTACGGCATGCCGCGCCGGGAGGCGCTGCCCCGGGCCGAGCAGCTGCTGACTGACCTGGGCCTGTGGGAAAAGCGCAACGGCAGCGCGCGGATGCTCTCCGGCGGCATGAAGCGCCGGCTGATGATCGCGCGCGCCCTGATGCATCGGCCCAGGCTGCTGATTCTCGACGAGCCGACCGCCGGCGTGGATATCGAGCTCCGGCGCAGCATGTGGGAATACATGCGCCGCATCAACCGCGAAGAAGGCACTACCATCATCCTCACCACGCACTACCTGGAAGAGGCCGAAAGCCTGTGCCGCAACATTGCCATCATCAACCACGGTGACATCATCCGTAACACCAGCGTGCGCAGCCTGCTGGCCGAGCTGGATGCGGAAACCTTTCTGCTTGACCTCACGCGCCCGCTGGAAGCCGACGAGGTGCCCTTCGTGGAAGGCTTTGAGGTTTACCAAAGCGAGCCGGCCCAGCTGGCAGTGGTCATCCGCCGCGGCCAGCGGCTCAACAGCATCTTCGAGGCGCTGAGCCGGCAGGGTATCCAGGTGACGTCCATGCGCAACCGCGCCAACCGGCTGGAAGAAATGTTTGTCTCCATGGTCAACGACAAGTCGGACGACGCTGGCCAGAAGGCGCCCGTGGAGGACCGGGAGTCGGCCGCAGGCGAGAAAGAGGAGGAGAGGGCATGA
- the msrB gene encoding peptide-methionine (R)-S-oxide reductase MsrB — protein MAKLKKTPEQWREQLTDEQYRVTREKGTERPFTSDCDVHEGQGIYHCVCCGAPLFENEHKFDAGCGWPSFDRPLGRQSVEEHRDTSHGMTRTEVTCAKCDAHLGHVFPDGPPETTGERYCINGVALDFHPDE, from the coding sequence ATGGCCAAACTGAAGAAAACGCCCGAGCAGTGGCGCGAGCAGCTCACCGACGAGCAGTACCGCGTTACCCGGGAGAAAGGCACCGAGCGCCCTTTCACCAGCGACTGCGACGTGCACGAGGGCCAGGGTATCTACCACTGCGTGTGCTGCGGCGCGCCGCTGTTTGAAAACGAGCACAAGTTCGACGCCGGCTGCGGCTGGCCCAGTTTTGACCGCCCGCTTGGCCGGCAAAGCGTGGAAGAGCATCGCGACACCAGCCACGGCATGACGCGCACCGAGGTGACCTGCGCCAAGTGCGACGCTCACCTGGGCCACGTCTTTCCCGACGGCCCGCCGGAGACGACCGGCGAGCGCTACTGCATCAACGGCGTGGCGCTGGATTTTCATCCCGACGAATGA
- the ylqF gene encoding ribosome biogenesis GTPase YlqF, whose amino-acid sequence MLGWFPGHMNKARRQIQEALPDIDVVIEVLDARLPYSSANPMLAQLTRHKPVLKILSRADLADPERTAEWIAHFDAEEDTRALAVTTTSARELKQIPDLCHTLAGRVRADRDVRVMVMGIPNVGKSTLINGLAGRKIASTGNEPAVTKRQQKVPVGRRVALIDTPGVLWPRIEDQASAYRLAASGAIRDTAIEYTDIATVTCAELARRYPDALRARYRLKELPAYTADAPHPAGETAEVDSDGPQRPDFLALAGFDGHAILAEIARKRGGLRAGGVVDLHRGAEVLLHELRDGKLGRLTLETPADISAPEASADADNAAPSA is encoded by the coding sequence ATGCTGGGCTGGTTTCCCGGTCACATGAACAAGGCGCGCCGCCAGATCCAGGAGGCGCTGCCCGACATCGACGTGGTGATCGAGGTGCTCGATGCGCGCCTGCCCTACTCCAGCGCCAACCCCATGCTTGCCCAGCTGACCCGGCACAAGCCGGTGCTGAAAATCCTTTCCCGGGCCGACCTTGCCGATCCCGAGCGCACCGCCGAATGGATTGCCCACTTTGACGCCGAGGAGGACACCCGGGCGCTGGCGGTCACCACTACCAGCGCCCGGGAGCTCAAGCAGATCCCCGACCTGTGCCATACGCTTGCCGGCCGGGTACGCGCGGATCGCGACGTTCGAGTGATGGTCATGGGCATTCCCAACGTGGGCAAGTCCACCCTGATCAACGGCCTGGCCGGACGCAAGATAGCCAGCACCGGCAACGAACCCGCGGTGACCAAGCGCCAGCAGAAAGTCCCCGTCGGCAGGCGCGTGGCGCTGATCGATACCCCTGGCGTTCTCTGGCCCAGGATCGAAGACCAGGCCAGCGCCTACCGGCTGGCGGCCAGCGGCGCCATCCGCGATACCGCCATCGAATACACCGATATCGCCACGGTCACCTGCGCCGAGCTGGCCCGGCGCTACCCCGACGCGCTTCGCGCGCGCTACAGGCTAAAGGAACTGCCTGCCTACACGGCCGACGCACCCCACCCCGCCGGGGAAACCGCCGAGGTGGACAGCGACGGACCCCAGCGCCCTGACTTTCTCGCCCTGGCGGGCTTTGACGGCCACGCCATCCTTGCCGAGATTGCCCGCAAGCGCGGCGGCCTTCGCGCCGGCGGCGTGGTTGACCTGCATCGCGGCGCCGAAGTGCTGCTCCACGAGCTGCGCGACGGCAAGCTTGGCCGCCTGACGCTGGAGACGCCGGCGGACATCTCCGCACCGGAAGCCTCCGCCGACGCCGACAACGCTGCTCCAAGCGCCTGA